The Microbacterium maritypicum genome contains a region encoding:
- a CDS encoding DUF885 domain-containing protein, whose translation MTSAPRTPSAIDAVADEWVDTIAVLAPTLGTYIGRDEVNDRFGDLSPAGHEEIAAATRATLDKLSALEPVDAIDEVTKTDLGAELRLDLELHDAKWHLRDLNVIASAAQDVRAAFDLMPTATVENWDVIATRLAAVPEALRGYVETLRTGIAEGVTPARRQVVEVATQIDRYTADDGFFAAFVADADPDEGQLPASLARSLADNSAAARVAYDELRRFLVEELAPATGEVDAVGRDLYALNSRRFLGATIDLDETYEWGREELARMVAEQTAIANEILPGASVEEAVAHLEADPARKLVGTDALQRWMQETSDRAVAELGASHFDIPEAIRTLECMIAPTQEGGIYYTGPTDDFSRPGRMWWSVPEGVTEFDTWRELTTVFHEGVPGHHLQIAQAVYNRAELNSWRRLLAGTSGHAEGWALYAERLMEQLGYLDDPADRLGMLDGQRMRAARVVLDIGVHLGKPRLDGTGVWDAEYALDFMRRNVNMSDQFVQFEVNRYLGWPGQAPSYKVGQRIWEQVRDGVRAAEGDAFSFKDFHKRALDMGGVGLDTLRSALLPR comes from the coding sequence ATGACTTCAGCTCCCCGAACCCCCTCCGCCATCGACGCCGTCGCCGATGAATGGGTCGACACGATCGCGGTCCTGGCGCCCACGCTCGGGACGTATATCGGCCGCGATGAGGTGAACGACCGTTTCGGTGACCTGAGCCCGGCGGGGCACGAGGAGATCGCCGCGGCGACCCGCGCGACGCTCGACAAGCTCTCCGCACTCGAGCCGGTCGATGCGATCGACGAGGTCACCAAGACCGACCTCGGAGCCGAGCTGCGTCTCGACCTCGAGCTGCACGACGCGAAGTGGCATCTGCGGGACCTCAACGTCATCGCCTCGGCCGCACAGGATGTGCGCGCGGCGTTCGATCTGATGCCGACCGCGACCGTCGAGAACTGGGATGTGATCGCGACGAGGCTCGCCGCGGTCCCCGAGGCACTGCGCGGCTACGTCGAGACCCTGCGTACCGGGATCGCCGAGGGAGTGACGCCTGCGCGACGCCAGGTCGTCGAGGTCGCGACGCAGATCGACCGCTACACGGCCGATGACGGCTTCTTCGCCGCCTTCGTGGCCGATGCCGATCCCGATGAGGGGCAGCTGCCCGCTTCGCTCGCGCGCAGCCTCGCCGACAACTCCGCTGCCGCACGTGTCGCTTACGACGAGCTTCGTCGCTTCCTCGTGGAAGAGCTCGCTCCCGCGACGGGCGAGGTCGACGCGGTCGGACGCGACCTGTATGCGCTCAACTCCCGTCGCTTCCTCGGGGCGACGATCGACCTCGACGAGACGTACGAGTGGGGGCGCGAGGAGCTCGCGCGCATGGTGGCCGAGCAGACCGCGATCGCGAACGAGATCCTGCCCGGTGCGTCCGTGGAAGAGGCCGTCGCCCATCTCGAGGCGGATCCCGCCCGCAAGCTCGTCGGCACCGACGCGCTCCAGAGGTGGATGCAGGAGACGAGCGACCGCGCAGTCGCCGAGCTCGGCGCCTCGCACTTCGACATTCCAGAGGCCATCCGCACTCTCGAGTGCATGATCGCCCCCACGCAGGAGGGCGGCATCTACTACACCGGGCCGACGGATGACTTCTCCCGTCCCGGCCGCATGTGGTGGTCGGTCCCCGAGGGCGTGACCGAGTTCGACACCTGGCGCGAGCTGACCACGGTGTTCCATGAGGGCGTGCCGGGACACCACCTCCAGATCGCCCAGGCCGTGTACAACCGGGCCGAGCTCAACTCCTGGCGCCGTCTGCTCGCCGGCACCTCGGGTCATGCCGAGGGCTGGGCTCTGTATGCCGAGCGTCTGATGGAGCAGCTGGGCTACCTCGACGATCCCGCCGACCGTCTCGGCATGCTCGACGGACAGCGCATGCGGGCTGCCCGCGTGGTGCTCGACATCGGCGTGCACCTGGGCAAGCCTCGACTCGACGGCACGGGTGTCTGGGACGCCGAGTACGCACTGGACTTCATGCGCCGGAACGTGAACATGTCCGATCAGTTCGTGCAGTTCGAGGTGAATCGCTACCTGGGCTGGCCTGGTCAGGCGCCGTCCTACAAGGTCGGTCAGCGTATCTGGGAACAGGTCCGTGACGGCGTCCGCGCAGCCGAAGGCGATGCGTTCTCGTTCAAGGACTTCCACAAGCGTGCACTCGACATGGGTGGTGTCGGCCTCGACACGCTTCGCAGCGCTTTGCTTCCGCGCTGA
- a CDS encoding LLM class flavin-dependent oxidoreductase, producing MGIEFGLDTFGDITRNADGELLTGAQTIRNIVAQAELADTVGVDFFGVGEHHRAEFAVSAPEMVLAAIAARTKHIRLGTAVTVLSSDDPVRVFERFSTLDALSNGRAEVVLGRGSFIESFPLFGYDLRDYDALFEQKLELFVELLKEEPVTWSGTMRASLENANVFPKTEKGLRTWVGVGGSPESVVRVARHGLGLMLAIIGGSAERFKPFVDLYHRSVASFGTTSHPVSVHSPGHIAETDAEAWDAAYSGFEAMNNTIGRERGWPAYSRARFQNDIGPEGAIYAGSPDRVAAKIADTITTLGLGRFDLKYATGTLSHESMMRSIELYGTEVIPRVKRILDAQD from the coding sequence ATGGGCATCGAATTCGGGTTGGACACGTTCGGCGACATCACCAGGAACGCGGACGGAGAGCTCCTCACCGGCGCGCAGACGATCCGCAACATCGTCGCGCAGGCAGAGCTGGCCGATACGGTCGGTGTGGACTTCTTCGGGGTGGGGGAGCACCACCGCGCGGAGTTCGCGGTCTCTGCCCCGGAGATGGTGCTGGCCGCTATCGCGGCCCGCACCAAGCACATCCGTTTGGGCACGGCGGTGACGGTGCTCTCGTCCGACGACCCTGTGCGCGTTTTCGAGCGGTTCTCGACGTTGGATGCCCTCTCGAACGGTCGTGCCGAGGTGGTTCTCGGCCGCGGCTCCTTCATCGAGTCGTTCCCGTTGTTCGGCTATGACCTCCGTGACTACGACGCACTCTTCGAGCAGAAGCTCGAGCTGTTCGTCGAGCTCCTCAAGGAGGAGCCGGTGACGTGGTCGGGCACCATGCGCGCTTCGCTCGAGAACGCGAACGTGTTCCCGAAGACCGAGAAGGGTCTGCGCACCTGGGTCGGTGTGGGGGGCAGCCCTGAGTCGGTCGTCCGTGTCGCACGCCATGGCCTCGGCCTGATGCTCGCGATCATCGGGGGATCAGCGGAGCGGTTCAAGCCCTTCGTCGACCTGTACCACCGCTCCGTGGCCTCCTTCGGCACGACGTCGCACCCCGTCTCGGTGCATTCGCCCGGCCATATCGCCGAGACGGATGCGGAGGCCTGGGACGCCGCCTACTCCGGTTTCGAGGCCATGAACAACACGATCGGACGTGAGCGCGGATGGCCGGCATACAGCCGTGCGCGCTTCCAGAACGACATCGGTCCTGAAGGAGCGATCTACGCGGGCTCGCCGGATCGCGTCGCGGCGAAGATCGCCGACACGATCACGACGCTGGGACTCGGCCGGTTCGACTTGAAGTACGCCACAGGCACCCTGTCGCACGAGTCGATGATGCGCAGCATCGAGCTGTACGGCACCGAGGTGATCCCGCGGGTGAAGCGGATCCTCGACGCTCAGGACTGA
- the polA gene encoding DNA polymerase I — protein sequence MTDSAKPTLMVVDGHSLAYRAFFALPVDNFTTKDNQHTNGIYGFLSMLVNLIKAEQPTHLAIAFDTSRHSFRTDEYPEYKATRSESPQEFKGQIPLLQECLTAMSIPVLTKEGIEADDILATLASQGAEQGFDVLVVSGDRDTIQLVNDDVTLLYPSVQGVSQLKRYDPTTVQERYGVRPEQYPDIAALVGETSDNLPGVPKVGEKTAVKWLTQFGSLDELIARADEIKGVVGGNLRDHIDDVRRNRKLNRLLTDVELPVGPADLAVAPIDAQAVRDIFARLEFRTLLPRVFEAVGAGEVADDPASVVVLPVPVEVTPAELAAWGSAQEGEVSLRVTTQGGVPVRIGAATLTELRESGWTEAAPEALRGWLESDAPKVLHDAKAQVKALIRQGIRLGGLSYDTSLAGWLLRPSFPDKTLSDLVERYLGEKLPEADPSQLVPETEGATPSQEAWFALRVADALREDIPEPVAKVLVDIELPTLLTLADMEVAGVAVSHDVLSTFSGELAARAEALAQEAFSVVGREFNLGSPKQLQEVLFEDLQLPKTRKTKTGYSTDAAVLADLQESNPHPFLNLLLQHREATKLRQIIESLDTAIGDDHRVHTTYVQTGSQTGRLSSTDPNLQNIPVRTEESRRIRSAFEVGEGYEALLTADYSQIEMRIMAHLSGDEGLIEAFNSGEDLHRFVGARVFGVEPSEVTAAMRTKVKAMSYGLVYGLSAFGLSKQLRIEQSEAKQLMIEYFARFGAVRDYLRASVMKAKEVGYTETIFGRRRPFPDLASPNRVLRENAERAALNAPIQGSAADIMKIALLHIHDDLRSEQLSSRVLLQIHDELVVEVAPGEWEATERIVRARMGDAADLSVPLDVQVGRGRDWNEAAH from the coding sequence CCTTCGACACCTCGCGTCACTCCTTCCGCACCGACGAGTACCCGGAGTACAAGGCCACGCGCTCCGAGTCGCCTCAGGAGTTCAAGGGGCAGATCCCCCTGCTCCAGGAGTGCCTCACCGCGATGTCGATCCCGGTGCTGACGAAGGAGGGGATCGAGGCCGACGACATCCTCGCCACGCTCGCGTCTCAGGGGGCCGAACAGGGCTTCGACGTGCTCGTCGTCTCGGGCGACCGCGACACGATCCAGCTCGTCAACGACGATGTCACGCTGCTGTACCCGTCGGTGCAGGGCGTCTCCCAGCTCAAGCGCTACGACCCGACGACCGTCCAGGAGCGCTACGGGGTCCGGCCGGAGCAGTATCCCGACATCGCCGCTCTCGTCGGAGAGACCAGCGACAACCTGCCCGGTGTGCCGAAGGTGGGGGAGAAGACCGCCGTCAAGTGGCTCACGCAGTTCGGGTCGCTCGACGAACTGATCGCCCGAGCCGACGAGATCAAGGGTGTGGTCGGCGGCAACCTCCGCGATCACATCGACGACGTGCGCCGCAACCGCAAGCTCAACCGGCTGCTCACCGACGTGGAGCTTCCCGTCGGCCCTGCCGATCTCGCGGTCGCGCCGATCGATGCCCAGGCCGTGCGTGACATCTTCGCGCGCCTGGAGTTCCGCACACTGCTCCCGCGGGTGTTCGAGGCCGTCGGTGCGGGCGAGGTCGCCGACGATCCCGCATCCGTGGTCGTCCTTCCTGTGCCTGTGGAGGTGACGCCCGCCGAGCTCGCTGCCTGGGGTTCGGCACAGGAAGGCGAAGTCTCCCTCCGTGTCACGACACAGGGCGGAGTGCCCGTGCGCATCGGTGCCGCCACCCTGACCGAGCTCCGCGAATCCGGCTGGACCGAAGCCGCGCCCGAGGCGCTGCGCGGATGGCTCGAGTCCGACGCGCCGAAGGTGCTCCACGACGCGAAAGCGCAGGTGAAGGCACTGATCCGTCAAGGCATCCGCCTCGGTGGCCTTTCGTACGACACGAGTCTCGCCGGCTGGCTGCTGCGACCCAGCTTCCCGGACAAGACCCTCTCCGACCTGGTCGAGCGCTACCTGGGCGAGAAGCTCCCCGAGGCCGACCCGTCGCAGCTCGTGCCCGAGACCGAGGGCGCGACGCCTTCGCAGGAGGCGTGGTTCGCGCTGCGTGTCGCCGATGCTCTTCGGGAAGACATCCCCGAGCCGGTCGCCAAGGTCTTGGTCGACATCGAGCTGCCGACGCTGCTCACCCTCGCCGACATGGAGGTCGCGGGCGTCGCGGTCTCGCACGACGTGCTGTCCACGTTCTCCGGAGAGCTCGCCGCCCGCGCCGAGGCACTCGCGCAGGAGGCCTTCTCCGTGGTCGGGCGCGAGTTCAACCTCGGCTCGCCCAAGCAACTGCAGGAGGTCCTGTTCGAAGACCTGCAGCTGCCGAAGACCCGAAAGACCAAGACCGGTTACTCGACGGATGCCGCGGTTCTCGCCGACCTGCAGGAGAGCAACCCCCACCCGTTCCTGAACCTGCTGCTGCAGCACCGTGAGGCCACCAAGCTGCGTCAGATCATCGAGTCGCTCGATACCGCCATCGGCGACGATCACCGGGTGCACACGACGTATGTGCAGACCGGAAGCCAGACGGGGCGTCTCTCCAGCACCGACCCCAACCTGCAGAATATCCCGGTGCGTACCGAGGAATCCCGTCGCATCCGCAGCGCGTTCGAGGTGGGCGAGGGTTACGAAGCGCTTCTCACCGCCGACTACTCGCAGATCGAGATGCGCATCATGGCGCACCTCTCCGGCGACGAAGGCCTCATCGAAGCGTTCAACAGCGGGGAAGACCTGCACCGTTTCGTCGGCGCGCGGGTCTTCGGTGTCGAGCCGAGCGAGGTGACGGCGGCAATGCGTACCAAGGTCAAGGCGATGTCGTACGGCCTGGTCTACGGGCTCTCCGCGTTCGGCCTCTCCAAGCAGCTGCGCATCGAGCAGTCCGAGGCCAAGCAGCTCATGATCGAGTACTTCGCTCGGTTCGGCGCGGTGCGCGACTATCTGCGCGCGTCGGTCATGAAGGCGAAGGAGGTCGGCTACACCGAGACGATCTTCGGCCGCCGCCGTCCATTCCCCGACCTGGCGAGCCCGAACCGGGTGCTGCGCGAGAACGCCGAGCGCGCGGCCCTCAACGCCCCCATCCAGGGCAGTGCCGCAGACATCATGAAGATCGCGCTCCTGCACATCCACGATGATCTCCGCTCCGAGCAGCTCTCCTCGCGCGTGCTGCTCCAGATCCATGACGAGCTCGTCGTCGAGGTCGCTCCCGGGGAGTGGGAAGCGACGGAGCGCATCGTGCGGGCGCGGATGGGTGACGCCGCCGACTTGTCGGTGCCGCTCGACGTGCAGGTCGGACGCGGTCGCGACTGGAACGAAGCCGCGCACTGA